The segment TGACCTGTCTGGCAATCAACTAACCCAGGTTCCTGAGTCGATTAGTCAATTAGTCAATCTGACACAGCTTGACCTGTCTGACAATCAACTAACCCAGGTTCCCGAATCGATTAGTCAATTAGTCAATCTGACAAAGCTTGACCTGTCTGACAATCAACTAACCCAGGTTTCCGAATCGATTAGTCAATTAGTCAATTTGACACAGCTTAACCTGTCTGGCAATCAACTAACCCAGGTTCCCGAGTCGATTAGTCAATTAGTCAATCTGACCGAGCTTGACCTGTCTGTCAATCAACTAACCCAGGTTCCCGAATCGATTAGTCAATTAGTCAATCTGACACAGCTTGACCTGTCTCATAATCAACTAACCCAGGTTCCTGAGTCGATTACTCAATTAGTCAATCTGACAAAGCTTAACCTGTCTGTCAATCAACTAACCCAGGTTCCCGAATCGATTAGTCAATTAGTCAATCTGACAAAGCTTAACCTGTCTGGCAATCAACTAACCCAGGTTTCCGAATCGATTAGTCAATTAGTCAATCTGACACAGCTTTCCCTGTCTGGCAATCAACTAACCCAGTTTCCTGAGTCGATTAGTCAATTAGTCAATCTGACACAGCTTTCCCTGTCTAGAAATCAACTAACCCAGGTTCCCGAGTCGATTAGTCAATTAGTCAATCTGACACAGCTTAACCTCTCATACAATCAACTAACCCAGGTTCCTGAGTCGATTAGTCAATTAGTCAATCTGACACAGCTTGACCTGTCTGTCAATAAACTAACTCAGGTTCCTGAGTCAATTAGTCAATTAGTCAATCTGACACAGCTTAACCTTTCATACAATCAACTAACCCAGGTTTCTGAGTCGATTAGTCAATTAGTCAATCTGACACAGCTTTCCCTGTCTGGCAATAAACTAACCCAGGTTTCTGAGTCGATTAGTCAATTAGTCAATCTGACACAGCTTTCCCTGTCTGGCAATAAACTAACTCAGGTTCCTGAGTCAATTAGTCAATTAGTCAATCTGACACAGCTTTCCCTGTCTGACAATCAACTAACCCAGGTTTCCGAGTCGATTAGTCAATTAGTCAATCTGACACAGCTTGACCTGTCTAGCAATCAACTAACCCAGGTTTCCGAGTCGATTAGTCAATTAGTCAATCTGACACAGCTTGACCTGTCTAGCAATCAACTAACCCAGGTTTCTGAGTCGATTAGTCAATTAGTCAATCTGACACAGCTTAACCTGTCTATCAATAAACTAACTCAGGTTCCTGAGTCAATTAGTCAATTAGTCAATCTGACATGGCTAAACCTGTCTGACAATCAACTAACCCAGGTTCCCGAATCGATTAGTCAATTAGTCAATCTGACACAGCTTGACCTGTTTGGCAATAAAATCACGGAAATTCCTGATTGGCTAGAAGAATTGCCTAATCTCAAGGAATTAGATTTGCGGCAAAATCCGTTGCCTATTTCACCAGAAATTTTGGGTTCACCATATCATCAAGAGCCAGGATCTATTGAAAAAATATTCAACTATTGTCGCCAGCTCCGTAGTGGAAATGTGCTTCCCCTGAATGAAGCCAAGTTACTTTTGATTGGTCAGGGCAGCGTTGGCAAAACCTCTCTAATTAAGCGTCTGATTGACAACACCTTCGACCCCAATCAATCTCAAACCGATGGGCTTAACGTCACAACCTGGACTATTCATGTCAACAGCAAAGATGTGCGCCTCAATGTTTGGGACTTTGGCGGGCAAGAGATTTACCACGCTACCCACCAATTCTTTCTGACTAAACGTAGTCTCTATCTTTTGGTGTGTAACTGCCGCACCAGTGAAGAGGAGAATCGCATCGAATATTGGCTCAAACTGATTGATAGCTTTGGCGGTCAATCGCCTGTGATCATTGTCGGCAACAAAAAAGACGAACAACCCCTCGACATCAACCGTAGAGCATTACGCGAAAAATATCCCAACATCAAAGCGATTATTGAGACCTCCTGCCCAATCAGTGAAGATGACGGCATTGATGAACTTCGTCAAGCCATTACCCGCGAAGTCGGTCAACTCAAAGAAGTGTATGACCTCCTGCCCCTCTCCTGGTTTGAGGTTAAAGAACACCTGGAAACAATGGAGGAGGACTTTATCTCCTACAACAAATACGCCTGTATCTGTGAGCGGAACACTATTTCTGAAGAACACAACCAGGAACAACTCATCGACCTGCTCCATCGGCTTGGTTTAGTCCTCAGTTTCCGCGACCATCCTATCCTCCAATCCACCAATGTTCTTAACCCCGATTGGGTAACTCAAGGTATCTATGCTCTACTCAGCGATAAAATCCTCAAAACTGAAACTAAAGGCATCCTCACTTACGATGACCTCAGCCGTGTCCTTGATTCGCAGCGTTATCCTGCAAACCGTCATCATTACCTCACAGAGCTGATGAAAGAATTTCAGCTTTGCTTTGAGATTCCCGATTGTCACTCCTCCACCTTCCTCATCCCAGGACTCTTACCCAAAGATGAACCCGAAGACACAAAGCTCGAAGGGGATACGTTGGAGTTTCAATATCACTACCGTGTTTTGCCCGAAAGTATAATGTCTCGCTTCATCGTTCTCACCCACGACAAAATCCACAACCAGATTTACTGGCGCAGTGGGGTGATGCTAGCATACAGCGAAGGGAACGAAACCTACAATATTGCCCGCGTCAAAGCTGATTCGGAAGATAAGAAAATCTTCATCTCCATTAGTGGTCGTGAAACGACCCGGCGCTCGTTTCTATTAATGATTCGCGACGTATTCAACAAAATTCACAGCAGCTTTGCCAACCCCGAAATCAGTGAGTGGGTGCCTGTTCCTAACTATCCTGACCATCCACCCCTTGACTATCAAGAACTCCTGGGACTTGAAGCCATGGGAGAAATAGACTATCCCATTGGTAAACTGCGGACTACAGTCAATTTACGTCAACTGCTAGATGGCTATGAACCACTCGAATTGCGGCAAAACCGGAGAAAGAGCGATCATCGCGATTTAGCTAAGATGGAATTGCTAGGGGTGGAAGAATCGAGAGATCGTTTCCATATCAACATCTACAACAATAACCAACCAAGAGATTACAGCTCCATGTCTAACATTACCAATAGTAATCATAATCAAAACGCAAATATTGCTAACTTAGTCAACCAAGGTCAAGAGAATTATGCTCAATTTACAGCATCCAACTGTAACCAAACCAGTGGCGCTAATACCACTGAACTATTACAACTCATCACCTCTATGCGCCAAACAGCCGCGCAATTTCCCCAGGAAATACAAGATGATATCATTGTTGACATTGATGATGTAGAAGAAGAAATTAATAAACCTGAAAATCAACCTAATTTAACCCGTTTGAGAAAGCGTTTGATTGCCTTAGCAACGATTGGTGCAACCATTGCCACCCCAGTTGCCGGAATAACCGACTTTGCCAATAACGCCATAGATTTAGGGGATAAATTAGGCATTGAACTCCAGCTTCCTTCTGCCCCTTAAGTTGGGATTGTTGAATAATACCGAGTTGCGTTCTATCATGTCATTCTGAGCGAAGCGTGAAGCGCAGCTATAGCGAGGAACGAGCTTTAGAATCTGGACAGATGCTTCGCTACTGTTCCTTCGCTTCGCTCAGGACTTCGCTCAGCATGACAAATTCTACCTTAGACTGCAACTTGGTATAAGTGTTGTGGTGGGAGGAGACAAAAGGCAAAAGGCTTTCATAGAATCGCCGTAGTGCGTTAAGCGAAGCCATGCCGCAGGCTTTGCGTCTCGCTCGCTATTTTGCCTGGTTTTGAACTTTGCATCTTGCTCGCTACTAATACTCAATTTAAATACATGACAGCTTAAAGCATCTGTCCAGATTCTGACACTACATCAACCGCGAACGAAACGCCTGAACTGCTGATTGAGTACGATCATCACCACGCAGTTTATCCAAAACATTTTGGACATAGCGACTCTAATTTTACTCATTATCAATCAGAATTTATGTCCAGGTACTTATCTGAGGATGAATGGTGCTGACTGAGGGCTGGTGGATTTCGACTTCGCTCAACCCACCCTACGATATGTCCAGGGTTTGGGTGTCTAAGGGAAAATCAGGCATTGCCATGCATCTTAGCGTACCCTGGAAGCTAAAGCGCGATCGCACTCCCGTAACTGCTACCCTTAGGCTAGGCGTCTCTAGACTTCCAGAACCTTGTACCCTGAAGAGTAGAACAGTTATCCATCAACACAGGAACCGCTATGCAAAAGTACCTCCCTTTAGTTGCTCGGATTTTTCTCTCCGTTATTTTTATCAAATCGGGGATTAGT is part of the Coleofasciculus chthonoplastes PCC 7420 genome and harbors:
- a CDS encoding leucine-rich repeat domain-containing protein; the encoded protein is MTQLNLSGNQLTQVPESISQLVNLTELDLSVNQLTQVPESISQLVNLTQLDLSHNQLTQVPESITQLVNLTKLNLSVNQLTQVPESISQLVNLTKLNLSGNQLTQVSESISQLVNLTQLSLSGNQLTQFPESISQLVNLTQLSLSRNQLTQVPESISQLVNLTQLNLSYNQLTQVPESISQLVNLTQLDLSVNKLTQVPESISQLVNLTQLNLSYNQLTQVSESISQLVNLTQLSLSGNKLTQVSESISQLVNLTQLSLSGNKLTQVPESISQLVNLTQLSLSDNQLTQVSESISQLVNLTQLDLSSNQLTQVSESISQLVNLTQLDLSSNQLTQVSESISQLVNLTQLNLSINKLTQVPESISQLVNLTWLNLSDNQLTQVPESISQLVNLTQLDLFGNKITEIPDWLEELPNLKELDLRQNPLPISPEILGSPYHQEPGSIEKIFNYCRQLRSGNVLPLNEAKLLLIGQGSVGKTSLIKRLIDNTFDPNQSQTDGLNVTTWTIHVNSKDVRLNVWDFGGQEIYHATHQFFLTKRSLYLLVCNCRTSEEENRIEYWLKLIDSFGGQSPVIIVGNKKDEQPLDINRRALREKYPNIKAIIETSCPISEDDGIDELRQAITREVGQLKEVYDLLPLSWFEVKEHLETMEEDFISYNKYACICERNTISEEHNQEQLIDLLHRLGLVLSFRDHPILQSTNVLNPDWVTQGIYALLSDKILKTETKGILTYDDLSRVLDSQRYPANRHHYLTELMKEFQLCFEIPDCHSSTFLIPGLLPKDEPEDTKLEGDTLEFQYHYRVLPESIMSRFIVLTHDKIHNQIYWRSGVMLAYSEGNETYNIARVKADSEDKKIFISISGRETTRRSFLLMIRDVFNKIHSSFANPEISEWVPVPNYPDHPPLDYQELLGLEAMGEIDYPIGKLRTTVNLRQLLDGYEPLELRQNRRKSDHRDLAKMELLGVEESRDRFHINIYNNNQPRDYSSMSNITNSNHNQNANIANLVNQGQENYAQFTASNCNQTSGANTTELLQLITSMRQTAAQFPQEIQDDIIVDIDDVEEEINKPENQPNLTRLRKRLIALATIGATIATPVAGITDFANNAIDLGDKLGIELQLPSAP